A window of Opitutus sp. ER46 contains these coding sequences:
- a CDS encoding ATP-binding protein, producing MKSFTLRLTVRFAVLVTLTTAAVLAVGGMLLNHQVVRGLELLHEVEAQELRDLIGGDPDIAPAALAERIKRDSDNDAALFVIQVLNGGGKVVFRSDNLRDTVLPVGHAPEHRTIALPALGRVHLSSFPFGTYQIQIGSPLEPSERLLRDYVRISVMLVIAVGLASVGLGYNFSRATLRPIRAIEETARRIRGDRLTERIPEPPGHDELAALTRLLNQMFDRLQESFEQVRQFTADASHELKTPLALIRLNVEKLRGGRTTETENEAALADILEEIARLNQVIESLLFLAKSESGALNLPLVPVVVPKLMAAFAEDADVLAEDRGVRFHLARNEEGEIRGDADLLRQMLLNLVINAMSVSPPNGVVTLESFALANGWCFVVVDEGPGLPEAQLARVFQRFVRFDHGAAAPRPRPGHGLGLAICKGIVDLHRGTLRAENRTDRSGLRVIVELPR from the coding sequence GTGAAATCCTTCACCCTCCGTCTCACCGTCCGCTTCGCCGTGCTGGTCACCCTCACGACCGCAGCCGTGCTGGCGGTCGGCGGGATGCTGCTCAATCACCAGGTCGTGCGCGGTCTGGAACTGCTCCATGAGGTCGAGGCGCAGGAACTCCGCGATCTGATCGGCGGAGATCCGGACATCGCGCCGGCCGCGCTCGCGGAACGCATCAAACGCGACTCCGACAACGACGCCGCGCTGTTCGTGATCCAGGTGCTCAACGGCGGCGGCAAGGTGGTGTTCCGTTCGGACAACCTGCGGGACACGGTGCTGCCCGTCGGCCACGCGCCGGAGCACCGGACGATTGCCCTCCCGGCGTTGGGCCGGGTGCATCTCTCTTCGTTCCCGTTCGGCACGTACCAGATCCAGATTGGGAGCCCGCTCGAGCCATCGGAGAGGTTGTTGCGGGACTACGTCCGCATCTCGGTCATGCTGGTGATCGCCGTGGGGCTCGCGAGCGTCGGCCTGGGCTACAACTTCAGCCGGGCCACGCTGCGGCCGATTCGCGCCATCGAAGAGACGGCGCGCCGGATTCGCGGTGACCGCCTGACCGAGCGCATTCCGGAACCGCCGGGCCACGACGAACTCGCGGCGCTGACCCGGTTGCTGAACCAGATGTTCGACCGCCTGCAGGAGTCCTTTGAACAGGTCCGGCAGTTCACGGCCGACGCCTCGCACGAGCTCAAGACGCCACTGGCGCTCATCCGCCTGAACGTCGAGAAGCTGCGGGGCGGGCGCACCACCGAGACCGAAAACGAAGCGGCGCTGGCCGACATCCTCGAGGAGATCGCCCGGTTGAACCAGGTCATCGAGAGCCTGCTGTTCCTGGCAAAATCGGAAAGCGGCGCGCTCAATCTTCCCCTGGTGCCGGTGGTGGTGCCGAAGCTGATGGCGGCATTTGCCGAAGATGCCGACGTGCTGGCCGAGGACCGCGGGGTGCGTTTCCACCTGGCGCGAAACGAGGAGGGCGAGATTCGCGGCGACGCCGACCTGCTGCGGCAAATGCTGCTCAACCTCGTGATCAATGCGATGTCGGTCTCGCCCCCGAACGGCGTGGTCACCCTCGAGTCCTTTGCCCTCGCAAACGGATGGTGCTTCGTGGTCGTGGACGAAGGCCCCGGGCTGCCGGAGGCGCAACTCGCGCGGGTCTTCCAGCGTTTCGTACGCTTTGACCATGGCGCCGCGGCGCCGAGGCCCCGCCCCGGCCATGGTCTGGGCCTGGCGATCTGCAAGGGGATCGTCGACCTGCACCGGGGCACGCTGCGGGCCGAAAACCGCACCGACCGGTCAGGCCTGCGGGTGATCGTGGAGCTGCCCCGGTAA
- a CDS encoding response regulator transcription factor has product MKILIIEDNDKVGRFVERALVEQAYTVRLVGTAAAARDALADSPYDALILDLSLPDGDGLVLLREWRASGFDEPVLILSARDAVEDRIQGLNLGADDYLPKPFSVDELIARVRSLLRRQGTAPRAVILEHRGVTLDLLARTAQLDGQPIELTNREFALLELFLQNPRRVLTRTMIAEKIWDASYDLGTNLIDVYVRRLRQKFDRPGVEPLIRTIRGTGYQLS; this is encoded by the coding sequence ATGAAGATTCTGATTATCGAGGACAACGACAAGGTGGGCCGCTTTGTGGAGCGCGCGCTCGTGGAGCAGGCGTATACCGTGCGCCTGGTCGGCACGGCGGCGGCGGCGCGCGACGCGCTGGCCGATTCGCCGTACGACGCCCTGATCCTCGACCTCAGTCTGCCGGACGGTGACGGCCTGGTGCTGCTGCGGGAGTGGCGCGCGAGCGGCTTTGACGAACCCGTGCTCATTCTCAGCGCGCGGGATGCGGTCGAAGACCGTATCCAGGGGCTCAACCTCGGCGCCGACGACTATCTGCCCAAGCCCTTCAGCGTCGACGAACTGATCGCGCGGGTTCGCTCGCTGCTCCGCCGCCAGGGCACGGCGCCGCGCGCCGTGATCCTGGAGCACCGCGGGGTGACGCTCGATCTTCTGGCGCGGACGGCGCAGCTGGACGGCCAGCCGATCGAGTTGACCAACCGGGAGTTCGCCCTCCTCGAGCTCTTCCTGCAAAACCCGCGGCGCGTGCTCACGCGCACGATGATCGCCGAGAAGATCTGGGACGCCTCCTACGATCTCGGGACGAACCTGATCGACGTGTACGTGCGCCGCCTCCGCCAGAAGTTCGATCGCCCCGGCGTGGAGCCGCTGATCCGGACGATCCGTGGCACCGGATACCAGCTCTCGTGA
- a CDS encoding cbb3-type cytochrome c oxidase subunit II: protein MTPTAPTPQHPVRSWFAALGAITATYVYFLIFAEFAFLELARASVPAADQLRLILAALCLGGISGAVLAASRRWAAARGNSSLAWGLRAGAASALLALAVSSWAGLIIAAAAVGLSLGFVTVALASALRAAAGERRLGLCIGAGTGLAYATCNLPILFQASPTTQSLVAALVALLASALPRWMQAPEPPSLPAERSRSGGVIRWIVVLLALVWMDSAAFYVIQHTPALRAATWGTSNLLWANAGVHFAAAVVGGILLDRGVRIGVAASAMALLGVACLILDGVLPGASFAGWWYTGGVSLYSTLLVDFPARTGRRGVAAAVFAVAGWTGSALGVGMAQDLDRVPTAFVVVAAAAVAAALWRARQVRFGASLAAMAVVVLLSAGCARESASADPVVRGREVYISEGCIHCHSQYIRPRVRTEVGNWGPGVPFPESLEAAPPLFGTRRQGPDLSQVGNRRSPEWNRLHLISPGSVSAGSRMPSYAGLFADGDSRGADLIAYLASLGRDTGEARAAQIAAWAPATADALAPAEARRLFLRLCTACHGPEGHGDGPLAGRLSLRPPDWPAAPWRHVVAGADPELQVARIIKFGLPGLPMAGHEYLSDREVLGLARYVQTLHPPPARR, encoded by the coding sequence ATGACGCCGACGGCTCCAACTCCCCAGCACCCGGTTCGTTCCTGGTTTGCGGCGCTCGGGGCGATCACGGCGACGTACGTGTACTTCCTCATTTTCGCGGAGTTCGCGTTCCTGGAACTCGCGCGGGCGAGCGTCCCCGCGGCCGACCAGCTTCGTCTCATCCTCGCGGCTCTCTGCCTTGGCGGCATCTCCGGGGCGGTGCTGGCTGCCAGCCGCCGGTGGGCGGCCGCACGTGGCAACAGCAGCCTCGCCTGGGGCCTCCGCGCGGGCGCGGCCAGCGCGCTCCTGGCACTCGCGGTCTCCTCCTGGGCTGGACTGATCATCGCCGCCGCGGCGGTGGGGCTGTCGCTCGGGTTCGTGACCGTCGCGCTCGCCTCGGCCCTCCGCGCCGCCGCAGGTGAGCGGCGACTTGGGTTGTGCATCGGCGCCGGCACGGGGCTGGCCTACGCCACCTGCAACCTGCCGATCCTGTTTCAAGCCTCACCCACCACGCAGAGTCTCGTCGCCGCCTTGGTCGCGTTGCTCGCGTCCGCACTGCCGCGCTGGATGCAGGCGCCGGAGCCGCCTTCGCTCCCGGCCGAACGGAGCCGGAGCGGCGGAGTAATCCGCTGGATCGTCGTCCTGCTCGCGCTCGTGTGGATGGACTCGGCGGCGTTCTATGTCATCCAGCACACGCCCGCCCTGCGCGCGGCAACCTGGGGCACGTCCAACCTCCTGTGGGCGAATGCCGGGGTTCATTTCGCGGCGGCGGTGGTCGGGGGGATCCTGCTTGATCGTGGCGTTCGAATCGGCGTCGCCGCATCCGCCATGGCCCTCCTGGGTGTGGCGTGCCTGATCCTCGACGGCGTTTTGCCCGGGGCGAGTTTCGCCGGCTGGTGGTACACGGGGGGCGTCTCGCTCTACTCGACGCTGCTCGTCGACTTTCCCGCCCGCACGGGGCGGCGCGGCGTTGCGGCCGCGGTCTTTGCGGTTGCCGGATGGACCGGCTCCGCGCTCGGCGTCGGCATGGCGCAGGATCTGGATCGGGTGCCGACCGCCTTCGTCGTGGTCGCCGCAGCCGCGGTGGCGGCGGCATTGTGGCGGGCGAGGCAGGTTCGTTTCGGAGCATCCCTCGCCGCGATGGCGGTCGTTGTCCTGCTGTCGGCCGGCTGCGCCCGCGAATCGGCCTCGGCTGATCCCGTGGTGCGGGGCCGCGAAGTCTATATTTCCGAAGGCTGCATCCACTGCCACTCGCAGTACATCCGCCCCCGCGTGCGCACCGAGGTCGGCAATTGGGGGCCCGGCGTGCCTTTCCCGGAGTCGCTGGAGGCGGCGCCGCCCCTGTTCGGCACCCGCCGCCAGGGGCCAGATCTCTCGCAGGTAGGCAACCGTCGCTCGCCCGAATGGAACCGGCTGCACCTGATCTCGCCCGGCAGCGTGTCGGCCGGATCGCGGATGCCGTCCTATGCGGGGCTGTTCGCGGACGGCGATTCCCGCGGGGCCGACCTGATTGCGTACCTGGCGTCGCTCGGACGTGACACCGGTGAGGCTCGGGCCGCGCAGATCGCCGCGTGGGCCCCGGCCACCGCCGACGCACTGGCGCCGGCGGAGGCCCGCCGGCTTTTCCTGCGCCTGTGCACGGCCTGCCATGGCCCCGAAGGGCATGGCGACGGGCCGTTGGCGGGCCGCCTCAGTCTGCGTCCGCCCGACTGGCCCGCCGCGCCCTGGCGGCATGTCGTCGCTGGAGCCGACCCGGAACTGCAGGTGGCGCGGATCATCAAGTTCGGTCTGCCCGGTCTCCCGATGGCCGGACACGAATACCTCTCGGACCGGGAAGTGCTCGGTCTGGCACGTTACGTCCAAACGTTGCACCCGCCGCCCGCGCGCCGCTAG
- a CDS encoding ABC transporter ATP-binding protein, with the protein MSEPRPLLVRARHVSKSYDRGRIAVLRDVSLDVRAGELVALWGASGSGKSTLLHLLGGLDVPDRGELAVCDLDPRPEANRIVLRRRRLGFVFQLHNLIPDLTVAENLRVPALAIGTPRAAATARLEQLAGHLGIGHRLTHRIQDLSGGERQRAAICRALMNAPSLLLADEPTGSLDEATGATVFGLLRDLVEREGIAVVLATHERRFAEACHRIIRVRDGGLDEIAT; encoded by the coding sequence ATGAGTGAACCACGCCCGCTTCTCGTCCGCGCCCGCCACGTCTCCAAGAGTTACGATCGCGGTCGCATCGCGGTCCTGCGCGACGTCAGCCTTGATGTCCGGGCCGGCGAACTGGTCGCGTTGTGGGGCGCGTCGGGTTCCGGCAAAAGCACGCTCCTGCACCTCCTGGGCGGGCTCGACGTGCCGGACCGGGGCGAGCTTGCGGTGTGCGATCTCGATCCACGGCCGGAGGCCAACCGGATCGTGCTGCGGCGCCGGCGGCTGGGCTTTGTCTTTCAGCTGCACAACCTCATCCCCGACCTCACCGTGGCCGAGAACCTGCGGGTGCCGGCGCTCGCGATCGGCACGCCCCGGGCGGCCGCCACCGCGCGGCTCGAGCAGCTCGCCGGGCACCTCGGGATCGGTCATCGCCTCACCCATCGCATCCAGGACCTCTCCGGCGGCGAACGGCAACGCGCCGCGATCTGCCGGGCGCTGATGAACGCCCCGTCGCTCCTGCTGGCGGACGAGCCGACGGGCTCGCTCGACGAGGCCACGGGCGCGACGGTGTTCGGCTTGCTCCGCGACTTGGTCGAACGCGAGGGCATCGCGGTGGTGCTCGCCACCCACGAACGTCGTTTCGCCGAAGCGTGCCATCGGATCATTCGCGTCCGCGACGGCGGCCTCGACGAGATCGCCACATGA
- a CDS encoding ABC transporter permease — protein sequence MQVLSLVFTNLRRHRGRALIGTAGIAFGVAAMLTIVAIVTGAIGMFQRLLSSDSHYLVFERNVSDLFFSSVTREQVAAIRARPEVESAHPVLFGVVSAPDHPVITCFGIEPSDPRLARAKWQSGTPAAFGAREDEVYLGSRAAEFLQARAGETIAIGRGQFRVGGVFQTENGFEDGGVFMPLAQAQAFFHRGDAASVVTVKLRDRRRGDAFKAGITTAEPGVIALENREFNSTYNSFKILNFTAWAVGICAFCLGGLGVANTMLLSVFTRIREIAVLRVCGFSRAQVAGLIFGEAASVAAAGVTAGFALGFGLLAVLQRLPQFQGYVRSGIDVPVLLGIIGTAFVTAAAGALYPARFAARIEPAEALRYE from the coding sequence ATGCAAGTTCTCTCCCTCGTCTTCACCAACCTGCGCCGGCACCGCGGCCGCGCCCTGATCGGCACCGCCGGCATCGCCTTCGGCGTCGCCGCCATGCTCACGATCGTCGCGATCGTGACCGGCGCCATCGGGATGTTTCAACGGTTGCTCTCGAGCGACAGCCACTACCTGGTCTTTGAGCGCAACGTGTCGGACCTGTTCTTCAGCTCGGTCACCCGCGAGCAGGTCGCGGCCATCCGGGCCCGCCCCGAAGTCGAGTCCGCCCACCCGGTCCTGTTTGGCGTTGTCTCCGCTCCGGACCATCCGGTCATCACGTGCTTCGGCATCGAGCCGTCGGACCCGCGGTTGGCGCGGGCGAAGTGGCAGTCCGGCACGCCGGCGGCGTTCGGAGCGCGTGAGGACGAAGTGTATCTTGGCTCGCGCGCGGCCGAGTTCCTGCAGGCCCGCGCCGGTGAAACCATCGCGATCGGCCGCGGCCAGTTCCGCGTCGGCGGCGTGTTCCAGACCGAGAACGGATTCGAGGACGGCGGCGTCTTCATGCCGCTGGCGCAGGCGCAGGCATTCTTCCACCGCGGCGACGCCGCCTCGGTCGTCACGGTCAAGCTGCGCGACCGCCGCCGCGGCGACGCGTTCAAGGCCGGCATCACGACCGCAGAGCCGGGCGTGATCGCGCTCGAGAACCGCGAGTTCAACTCCACGTACAACAGCTTCAAGATTCTCAACTTCACGGCCTGGGCCGTCGGCATCTGCGCGTTCTGCCTCGGGGGGCTGGGCGTGGCGAACACGATGCTGCTGTCGGTCTTCACCCGGATCCGCGAAATCGCGGTCCTGCGGGTCTGCGGCTTTTCCCGCGCCCAGGTGGCCGGCCTCATCTTCGGAGAGGCCGCCTCGGTCGCGGCTGCCGGCGTGACCGCCGGCTTTGCCCTTGGCTTCGGGCTGCTCGCCGTGCTGCAGCGGCTCCCGCAGTTCCAGGGTTACGTCCGCTCCGGCATCGATGTGCCGGTGCTGCTGGGCATCATCGGCACGGCATTTGTGACCGCCGCGGCCGGCGCCCTCTATCCAGCCCGCTTCGCCGCGCGCATCGAGCCCGCCGAGGCCCTTCGCTATGAGTGA
- a CDS encoding polyprenyl synthetase family protein — MSAPSPTLVNVAPLQPAPARPGGADLQARLAAALVEHAPVNPATEPRLRAAIGMLAGRPGKLVRAQLAYATATAHGVAAPVGLQLAVAVEYYHLASLILDDLPCMDDAAVRRGQPCVHRVYGEATAVLAALAFINRAYATFGEAFASFPPAVRRRAHAALEASLGPNGLVGGQARDLGFARGPRTTREVGRVALAKTGTTFRLGLAIPALLARPSAAEQHALNALCTHWALAFQALDDLQDVLGNSVDTQKTTQRDRALTRPNLALALGVSASRVRINRLLTLAARQVDQLGRLRPAWGYLHGFQRSFAEAAAPLAGKLRRLAA, encoded by the coding sequence ATGAGCGCGCCCTCTCCCACCCTCGTGAACGTTGCGCCCCTTCAGCCCGCGCCAGCCCGGCCGGGCGGCGCAGATCTCCAGGCGCGTCTGGCCGCGGCGCTCGTCGAACATGCCCCGGTCAACCCGGCCACGGAGCCCCGGTTGCGCGCGGCGATTGGCATGCTTGCCGGCCGCCCGGGCAAGCTTGTGCGCGCCCAACTCGCGTATGCCACGGCCACGGCGCACGGCGTCGCCGCGCCCGTAGGTCTCCAACTCGCCGTCGCGGTCGAGTACTACCATCTGGCGTCCCTGATTCTTGACGATCTGCCCTGCATGGACGACGCGGCGGTGCGTCGGGGCCAGCCATGTGTTCACCGGGTGTACGGCGAAGCGACGGCCGTCCTCGCCGCGCTGGCCTTCATCAACCGGGCGTACGCCACGTTTGGCGAAGCCTTCGCCAGCTTTCCGCCCGCGGTGCGCCGGCGGGCGCACGCGGCCCTCGAGGCGAGCCTGGGGCCCAATGGGCTCGTCGGCGGGCAGGCGCGCGATCTCGGTTTTGCGCGCGGGCCGCGCACGACCCGCGAGGTCGGTCGGGTGGCGCTCGCCAAGACCGGGACCACCTTCCGCCTCGGGCTCGCGATTCCGGCCCTGCTGGCCCGCCCCAGCGCCGCCGAGCAGCACGCGCTGAACGCCTTGTGCACGCACTGGGCGCTCGCGTTCCAGGCCCTCGATGACCTGCAGGACGTGCTGGGCAACAGCGTGGACACCCAGAAGACCACGCAACGTGACCGCGCCCTGACCCGGCCCAACCTGGCCCTCGCCCTCGGAGTATCGGCATCCCGGGTACGCATCAACCGGCTGCTGACGCTCGCCGCGCGCCAGGTCGACCAGCTTGGGCGGCTCCGCCCGGCCTGGGGCTACCTGCACGGCTTTCAGCGCAGTTTTGCCGAAGCCGCCGCCCCGCTGGCGGGGAAACTCCGCCGGCTCGCCGCCTGA
- a CDS encoding YceI family protein, producing MFPRFALLLVCLSPGVLHAGERPLAIDFAQSQVEVLVKATVDSFTGHLTRFEPMITVGDDGMVSHARLAFHFRDVDTGKPKRDEAMHEWQHTSEHPDGEFILGSLHANPDQGFTAAGWLTFHGVRRELSFPATVTKDGTLYAIDGNAAVDTREYGLPIIRMFGLLKVDPVVHVRFHVQGRLPASAATAAVSP from the coding sequence ATGTTCCCCCGGTTCGCCCTTCTGCTCGTCTGCCTCAGTCCCGGCGTCTTGCACGCCGGCGAACGTCCCCTCGCCATCGACTTCGCGCAGTCCCAGGTCGAGGTGCTCGTCAAAGCCACCGTCGATTCCTTCACGGGCCATCTGACTCGATTCGAGCCGATGATCACTGTCGGCGACGACGGGATGGTCTCGCATGCCCGGCTTGCGTTCCACTTCCGCGACGTCGACACCGGCAAGCCCAAGCGCGACGAGGCCATGCACGAGTGGCAGCACACGTCCGAACACCCCGACGGCGAGTTCATCCTCGGGTCGCTCCACGCCAACCCCGACCAGGGATTCACGGCGGCCGGCTGGCTGACATTCCACGGGGTGCGCCGCGAGCTCTCGTTCCCCGCGACGGTGACGAAGGACGGAACGCTCTACGCGATCGATGGCAACGCGGCCGTGGACACCCGCGAATACGGTCTGCCCATCATCCGGATGTTCGGCCTCCTCAAGGTCGACCCGGTCGTGCATGTGCGCTTCCACGTGCAGGGACGGCTCCCGGCCTCCGCCGCCACCGCCGCGGTTTCGCCATGA
- a CDS encoding multidrug effflux MFS transporter, translating into MSAARNQAHHHRGLAMLLAGLSAIGPFSTDTYLPSFREIGKEFAVPQLVVQQTLTAYMVPFAAMTIWQGAISDALGRRRVTLTMLALFFCASIGCMFAWNIGALLAFRALQGMTAGAGMVIGRAVVRDVLDGAEAQRLMSHVAIMFALAPSLGPVVGGWLHVWFGWRSVFAFLALFAGTMWYACWRAMPETLPPHLRQPLQAKALLRGYVDALRSVPFVALVLALTLNFSASFVYIVSAPAFLLGHLHLAETQFLWLFAPISLGILFGTWISARLAGRVSRGRTVAFGYSIMGVAALGNLAFNTLHAPALPWSIVPLVLYLLGNSIAVPSLTLMALDLFPTRRGLASSCQSFSQSSGNAIVTAIIAPLAWGTALNLSIAMATLLTGAMTIYVGYLFIQRRKQAAAV; encoded by the coding sequence ATGAGCGCGGCCAGAAATCAGGCCCATCACCATCGCGGGTTGGCGATGCTGTTGGCGGGATTGTCGGCCATCGGGCCGTTTTCGACCGACACCTACCTGCCCTCCTTTCGCGAGATTGGGAAGGAGTTCGCCGTGCCGCAGCTCGTGGTGCAGCAGACGCTGACTGCTTACATGGTCCCGTTTGCCGCGATGACGATCTGGCAGGGGGCGATCTCAGATGCGCTCGGACGCCGGCGGGTGACGTTGACGATGCTGGCACTTTTCTTCTGCGCCTCGATCGGCTGCATGTTTGCCTGGAACATCGGTGCGCTGCTGGCGTTTCGGGCGCTGCAGGGAATGACGGCCGGCGCGGGCATGGTGATCGGACGGGCGGTCGTCCGCGACGTGCTGGACGGGGCGGAGGCGCAGCGGCTGATGAGCCATGTGGCGATCATGTTCGCGCTGGCGCCGTCGCTCGGCCCGGTGGTGGGCGGATGGCTGCACGTGTGGTTTGGCTGGCGTTCGGTGTTCGCCTTCCTGGCGCTGTTCGCGGGCACGATGTGGTACGCCTGCTGGCGGGCGATGCCGGAGACGCTGCCACCGCACCTGCGGCAGCCGCTGCAGGCGAAGGCGCTCCTGCGCGGCTACGTGGACGCGCTGCGCTCGGTGCCCTTCGTGGCACTGGTGCTCGCGCTGACGCTGAACTTCTCGGCGAGCTTCGTGTACATCGTGTCGGCGCCGGCATTTCTGCTCGGCCACCTGCACCTGGCGGAAACGCAGTTCCTGTGGCTTTTTGCGCCGATCTCGCTCGGGATTCTTTTCGGCACCTGGATTTCGGCCCGACTGGCGGGGCGGGTCAGCCGCGGGCGCACGGTCGCATTCGGTTACTCGATCATGGGCGTGGCGGCGCTGGGCAACCTCGCCTTCAATACCCTGCACGCGCCCGCGCTGCCGTGGAGCATTGTGCCACTCGTGCTTTACCTGCTGGGCAACTCGATCGCCGTGCCTTCACTGACGCTCATGGCGCTGGACCTCTTTCCCACCCGCCGCGGGCTGGCGTCCTCGTGCCAGAGCTTCAGCCAGAGCTCGGGCAACGCGATCGTGACCGCGATCATCGCGCCACTCGCCTGGGGCACCGCGCTCAACCTTTCGATCGCGATGGCGACACTCCTGACGGGCGCGATGACGATCTACGTCGGATACTTGTTCATCCAGCGACGCAAACAGGCTGCAGCGGTGTAG
- a CDS encoding TonB-dependent receptor yields MSPGRAALLAGLSLLLALPLRAQAEDVDRDVVALSKFEVVGTRPQASDATALKLSTTVLDTPRSVTVFDASRLREQDIQTGGDLLFWVPGLNTNGAVQESYHFYARGYRMVPNDWRVDGFAGRVVGGSYSPNLFGVEQVSILKGPAGLLYGATSSPGGMINLVSKKPRDVASTTIETRVRTFGGGEVPLADRWSNEVELDTTGPVTADARLRYRALASLERSALAAESPADDNQFYRLAFSYKLDAAGRFDLTPSYEWTREDRAQRAPTISPASSRTTADGRTDYTFADVNSRSVNLVAGGRVDTNRTWGADLAANLTSVWKANVGFRYIDRDYVNDAYALNTATLRQTNAADPRAWVVSRRHSRAANTYRTTSFDASTTYEFRPAAWAKSLLQLGVNGRRNLNTTASSGNGADQSPVNIYTGVAAAPLVANAPALVPGNRTDTFTANAYAQSQTEFFGRTVLTLGFGTARDRSRTTTPAGVVTEPPDRKSSLTPNVALLHRLTKNLSVYASYSTSYSLPDSTYEDVTGRTGAFDPIEGENYEVGAKAALWDELVAASLSVFDTELNGVLVQSQVNELNPNGNRFYRQMDNGRKARGVEAEFTVSPIKAWDTTFTYAYIDAFDRGSTAALPDTPAEMTPRHAVSAYSRYAITQGRFEGLSFRAGVIWQSERWAASRTPTAPDPLLLESFHRIDAGLGYVYRGWRFALSIENITNEYYLLAGSTGVAFSPVNPRSYALRVSRTW; encoded by the coding sequence ATGTCTCCTGGTCGCGCCGCCTTGCTGGCCGGCCTCTCGCTGCTCCTCGCCCTGCCGCTCCGTGCGCAGGCCGAAGACGTCGACCGCGACGTGGTCGCCCTGTCCAAATTCGAGGTCGTCGGCACCCGCCCCCAGGCGAGCGATGCCACCGCGCTCAAGCTGTCGACCACCGTCCTCGACACCCCGCGCAGCGTCACCGTGTTCGACGCCTCCCGGCTCCGCGAGCAGGACATCCAGACCGGCGGCGACCTGCTCTTCTGGGTCCCCGGTCTCAACACCAACGGCGCCGTCCAGGAGAGCTACCACTTCTATGCCCGCGGCTACCGCATGGTGCCGAACGACTGGCGCGTCGACGGCTTCGCCGGCCGCGTCGTCGGCGGCAGCTACAGTCCGAATCTCTTCGGCGTCGAGCAGGTGAGCATTCTCAAAGGCCCGGCCGGTCTCCTCTACGGCGCCACCAGCTCCCCGGGCGGCATGATCAACCTGGTTTCCAAGAAGCCGCGCGACGTCGCCAGCACCACGATCGAGACCCGCGTCCGCACCTTCGGCGGTGGTGAGGTGCCGCTCGCCGATCGCTGGTCCAACGAGGTCGAACTCGACACCACCGGGCCCGTCACCGCCGACGCCCGCCTGCGCTATCGCGCCCTCGCCAGCCTCGAGCGCAGCGCGCTCGCCGCCGAGTCTCCCGCCGACGACAACCAGTTCTACCGGCTCGCCTTCTCCTACAAGCTCGACGCGGCCGGCCGTTTCGACCTCACCCCGAGCTACGAGTGGACCCGCGAAGACCGCGCCCAGCGCGCCCCGACGATCTCGCCCGCGTCGTCCCGCACCACCGCCGACGGTCGCACCGACTACACGTTCGCCGACGTCAACTCCCGCAGCGTCAACCTGGTCGCCGGCGGCCGCGTCGACACCAATCGAACCTGGGGCGCCGACCTCGCCGCCAACCTGACCTCTGTCTGGAAGGCCAACGTTGGCTTCCGCTACATCGACCGCGACTACGTCAACGACGCCTATGCGCTCAACACGGCCACGCTGCGGCAAACCAACGCCGCCGATCCCCGCGCCTGGGTCGTGTCGCGCCGCCACTCGCGCGCTGCCAACACCTACCGCACCACCAGCTTCGATGCCTCCACGACCTACGAATTCCGTCCGGCCGCCTGGGCCAAGAGTCTCCTTCAGCTTGGCGTCAATGGTCGCCGCAATCTCAATACGACTGCCTCCAGCGGCAATGGCGCCGACCAGTCGCCGGTGAACATCTACACCGGTGTCGCCGCCGCGCCGCTCGTCGCCAACGCGCCTGCGCTCGTCCCGGGCAACCGCACCGACACCTTCACCGCCAACGCCTACGCGCAGAGCCAGACCGAGTTCTTCGGCCGCACCGTCCTCACCCTCGGCTTCGGCACCGCCCGCGACCGCAGCCGCACCACCACGCCGGCCGGCGTCGTGACCGAACCGCCTGATCGCAAGAGCTCGCTCACCCCTAACGTCGCCCTGCTCCATCGGCTCACCAAGAATCTCTCGGTGTACGCCAGCTACTCGACCAGCTATTCGCTGCCCGATTCCACTTATGAGGATGTCACCGGCCGCACCGGCGCCTTCGATCCGATCGAAGGCGAGAACTACGAGGTCGGCGCCAAGGCCGCCCTCTGGGACGAACTCGTCGCCGCCAGCCTGAGCGTTTTCGACACCGAGCTGAACGGCGTCCTCGTGCAGTCGCAGGTCAACGAGCTCAACCCCAACGGCAACCGGTTCTATCGCCAGATGGACAACGGCCGGAAAGCCCGCGGCGTCGAGGCGGAGTTCACCGTGAGCCCCATCAAGGCGTGGGACACCACCTTCACCTACGCCTACATCGATGCGTTCGATCGCGGCTCGACGGCCGCGTTGCCCGACACGCCGGCCGAGATGACGCCGCGACATGCCGTGAGCGCCTACTCGCGGTACGCCATCACGCAGGGCCGCTTCGAGGGCCTGAGCTTCCGCGCGGGGGTGATCTGGCAGAGTGAGCGCTGGGCCGCGTCCCGCACGCCCACCGCGCCCGACCCGCTGCTGCTCGAGAGCTTCCACCGGATCGATGCCGGACTCGGCTACGTTTACCGCGGCTGGCGCTTCGCGCTCAGCATCGAGAACATCACTAATGAGTACTACCTCCTCGCCGGATCCACGGGGGTGGCCTTTAGCCCCGTTAATCCCCGGTCCTACGCGTTGCGGGTTTCCCGAACCTGGTGA